The Maridesulfovibrio sp. genomic sequence TATTAAATTTTTCTATCTCATCAGTATTAACGGTACATACGTAGATTGATGGCGGGTTTTGTTTTTTGCTAATAAAAACGCCAGTTTTAAAACCCTGCTCAGTCAGTCTGTAATTAAGAGAATTAGCGAGGTAATAGCCCCATTCTTTTTTTGTGTAATCGGAACTGTAGTTGTTTTCATCAATAAAGGTAACCTGCTCGTCTACTGCCAATTCTATGCTTCCGCAATCAGACAGCTCTATGCCTTGCATCGGTGTAAATTTTCGTGGAGGTTGCTTAATATCAAATTTCATTTTAGTCACCCTCTGCAGGTTGTAGTTCTGTTTGTATGGGATGGATCACCAGTAAATCGTGAATAGGTTTATCCCTAAATGATTTTGTTGACAATTCGTTCAGTTTTTCTTAACAAACAAAGAGATTAAATATAGGCATAAACTAAAATCCTTACGAAATATAATTTTTATAAGGATCCCAGGAGTTAAAAGTGAACACAAGAGTCATAGCAAGACTGGATGCCAAGCCTCCTTATATAGCAAAACCTGTCTATTTTGAAGGGCTGCGTAAAGTTGGCATGCCCGAAGACCTGGCATTGAAATATAGTTCCGCCGGTGCAGATGAGCTTTGTTATATTGATATATATTCAAGCCTTTGCCACCGAGAAATCAAGTTTGATCCGATAATGAAGATAGCTTCCTGCATCCTGATTCCGTTTGCTGTTGGCGGAGGGATCAGGTCTATTGATGATATGAAAGCTCTCTTTGACAGCGGAGCCGACAAGATCGTCATTAACACCTACGCACTGATGGAAACCCCCTCCATAATCGATAAGGCTGCTTCGTTATTTGGTAGTCAAGCTGTCACTGTACAGATTGATGCTAAGTGGCGTAACTCATGGTGGGAGTGTTATGCCGATTGCGGGAGAACCCCTTCAGGTAAGAATGTTATCGACTGGGCTTGTGAAGTTGAGAAAAGGGGAGCAGGAGAGATTCTGCTTAGTTCTGTGGACCATGATGGTGCTAAAAAAGGGTTTGATGTTTCATTGATAAAAAAAGTGAATGAAGCGACCTCAATCCCAATTATAGCGGGAAGCGGTGCTGGTTCAATAGACCATATTACGAAAATGGCCGTGGAAGCGACTCCTTCAGCTGTAGCGCTTGCGTCCGTGCTTCATGATGACATCGTGACTGTCGGTGAAGTTAAAGATGTTTTGAAGCAGGTAAGAGGGTAATCAGATGAAGCAGACAATTGGTGTCGTAAATATCGGGTCCTGTTGCAATATCTTTAATATACTTAAAGCATTAAATTTTATCACGGCCAGTTTTTTGGTTGTTGAAACTCCGGAAGACTTGAAAAAGGTGGAT encodes the following:
- a CDS encoding imidazole glycerol phosphate synthase cyclase subunit, encoding MNTRVIARLDAKPPYIAKPVYFEGLRKVGMPEDLALKYSSAGADELCYIDIYSSLCHREIKFDPIMKIASCILIPFAVGGGIRSIDDMKALFDSGADKIVINTYALMETPSIIDKAASLFGSQAVTVQIDAKWRNSWWECYADCGRTPSGKNVIDWACEVEKRGAGEILLSSVDHDGAKKGFDVSLIKKVNEATSIPIIAGSGAGSIDHITKMAVEATPSAVALASVLHDDIVTVGEVKDVLKQVRG